One Microcaecilia unicolor chromosome 8, aMicUni1.1, whole genome shotgun sequence DNA window includes the following coding sequences:
- the LOC115476934 gene encoding WAP four-disulfide core domain protein 5-like, whose product MKTIGSIVFLSVLLAFCTELGSASFPSKDHPGFCPDDIIQCVVAYPPDCTYDVECATNEKCCSSMCKMQCIPAIFD is encoded by the exons ATGAAGACCATCGGTTCAATCGTCTTCCTGTCGGTGCTTCTCGCCTTCTGCACCGAGCTGGGCTCTGCATCGTTTCCTAGTAAAG ACCATCCTGGGTTTTGCCCTGATGACATCATACAATGCGTTGTAGCATACCCTCCTGACTGTACTTATGACGTCGAATGCGCAACAAATGAAAAGTGTTGTTCTTCCATGTGTAAAATGCAATGCATCCCAGCAATTTTTG ATTAA